From a region of the Triticum aestivum cultivar Chinese Spring chromosome 7D, IWGSC CS RefSeq v2.1, whole genome shotgun sequence genome:
- the LOC123165923 gene encoding chaperonin-like RBCX protein 1, chloroplastic → MQISPAGCNPWRTLVTIPDAMVSSRCAVLPHPAGVAPRRRQHLPAQAFWGTERRRRRRLVSFEAPPRCHKMYVPGFGEGSPEKKAAISLLNFFNYLAVRIVLAQLESYNREAYVELKEFTSRNSVNDADSFCKNLIRESPRHKALAMRILEVRSAYMKNDFEWDNLKKLSFKMVDEANIKLMRDYVLETSHIEDDE, encoded by the exons ATGCAAATATCTCCCGCTGGGTGCAACCCGTGGCGCACGTTGGTTACCATTCCAGACGCCATGGTGTCCTCTCGCTGCGCCGTCCTGCCCCACCCTGCCGGAGTGGCCCCTCGTCGCCGGCAACACCTACCCGCACAGGCGTTCTGGGGgacggagaggaggcggcggcggcggctcgtgaGCTTCGAGGCGCCGCCTCGGTGCCACAAGATGTATGTTCCCG GCTTTGGAGAGGGCTCACCAGAGAAAAAGGCGGCGATTAGTCTGCTGAACTTCTTCAATTACCTGGCCGTCAGGATTGTGCTGGCACAGCTTGAG AGTTACAACCGAGAAGCCTATGTTGAGCTCAAGGAGTTCACCAGCCGCAACTCCGTGAACGACGCTGATAGTTTCTGCAAAAACCTGATCCGCGAGTCGCCAAGACACAAGGCATTAG CTATGAGGATTTTGGAG GTTCGATCGGCTTATATGAAGAATGATTTCGAGTGGGACAACCTGAAGAAGCTATCGTTCAAG ATGGTTGATGAAGCCAACATAAAGCTCATGAGGGATTATGTCCTGGAGACCAGCCACATAGAAGACGACGAGTGA